ACAAAGGGGGGAGAAATGGGTTTTAATTTCCGTTTAATGGCAAATGGAAGAGATCACTTGTGCAAACATTGCGTTGAGCCagggatttttaattaagcaaCTGATACGGGGCCGATATCCAATGCAAATATTGTCTTGGACTGcgttattataattttctgcggacctacatatgtatgtggaAGCGTTCGTTTTATTTGGCTAAAGCAACTTTCTCGCCATAGGTTGGCCACATTTTCTGTGTGGACTTCAATGGAGGTTAAATGGTTTTTcgcaaaatttaattaaaattgccgGAGCCATTAGGCATTAACTGCATTCTTCGCGGCAATTTTCAATTGATTCGATCTCAGCAGTGGCAGttgcagtttcagtttcagttgcaGATGCAGGCtctcagatacagatacattcggactgactgactgacaacagctgctgctgctgctgctactttggctttggctaaCTGCTGCCGCCGGCTGTCTGCTGTCGATGATCGCATCGCTGTGCACTTAACATCCCCATATCTCACATCCCATCACATCATCGCACTCGGAATGGGTCTCCAGACGaatgtgggtgggtgggtttGTGCCGAACCCCGGGGCCCCGAGACCAGAACTAGTTTAGCCCGCAATTTACAATAACTCAGATGGAAATGGTTGTGATCTAGCCAATAAATCTAATTTATCGGCCTGCCTGCGGGCCAAGTGGTTGTTGCAATCTTGGCAAAGTATATGATAATTGGGCGCCACGGCAGCTTACAGTTGGTTGGTTGGGGTCACCTCATCGCTGATTTGGGCTTGGAAACGTTGTTGGCCAACATGCCATAGACGTCCATCATCATCGACAAGCGCGTCAAAAGATTTTTGCACGCTCCGCTAATAGTTTAAGCAAAATTCTTTTGAATGTCGCCGACTGCTACACAGCGAGAAATGTATTTTGCGgtgattaattttatttacattttaaaaatatttgttctttAGTACAAAAATGGTTTTAGTCGAAGGTTATACTCTTTAGGAGAATCTAAATAGTTTCTTTTAAacttcttaatatttattttttcgagtgGCACTCACTGACTTGCTAACTGAGTGACTGCATTTGGCTATATGCACAAAGAGTTTGTGTGTCTATCTGGCTGATTGGTTTATCGTGCCAAATTCAGGCGTGTCGCCGCGGGTCATATTACGTTCGCCCATTGTTGTGCCCAAATGCTGGGGATTTTGAAGTTCGGATTGTGGGTTGTGGGTGACTCCAGCCTTCAACGAACCGAATCTGACCAGCGTCATACGCTTTAATAACTTCGACTTTGAACAACAACGACGGATCTGGCCTGGCATTTATGCATCCTGAGTCACGAGCCGATCTAATGCGTTTTAAATTTGCCACAAAACTTTGAACTTTAGACCAAGTTAGCCAGTTAATTAGATCGTATGTTGATTCGCTAATGATTTCCTCTAATTTCGACCGTCTAATTTATATCTCCCCtacaatttcattttcatttccatttcagtTCAACTTTGTCGGTCGCATTTTGGGACCCCGTGGCATGACCGCCAAGCAATTGGAGCAGGAGACCGGCTGCAAGATCATGGTCCGCGGCAAGGGCTCCATGCGCGACAAGAAGAAGGTGAGTGCATCGAAATTccgaatttaaaattccaaatagtTGGACAGGAAACGAGCCCAAGCGGAACGCAAATTTCTGTGCACATTCCAAAGATTTTCAGCCATTAGCCGAGcacttcaatttcaattttaattatcgTAAATAGTGCTCGCGAGTTTGGTACGCTTGGATATGAAAATTCAGTTGACAGTCGGTTTCCGTGCCAAATGGGAATTATTCTTAATTATAAGGCGAAAAATATGGCCCTCTCTTTGTGCCTTTGGGTTTTTATTTCTGGCTAAGAGTGCCATGCGGCttaatttcagaatttttaaattaatttaaaatcaggCAATAGcgttattgtatttttaaaactattagaaacaaaataaattattatttattatgttttagAAAGTTTTTTGAATgaccaaataataataaaccaattattaaatttttttaaatgggtaaatataataatcttAAAGAGTACCTCACAGTCAAATTTATCGTCTGAAAAATGCTCTCACTTATTTTCTTATACCTACCCATACTTATATGCGTATCTTGTCACTCAAAATTCTCTGATGATTTAATTTCCCctgacgaaaaaaaaacatgttaaaTACTaaggaaagaaagaaaaatgaaaCGAGTGTCTCGAGAcgattaaaagtatttttgtaATTCATAAATGTGGCGGGCCAAATGAGCGGCAGGCATACAGAAAGGCAGACAGTCAGACAGGAGAGTTTTTAAGATTGCGAAGATTTTGTTGcaatattttgataatttagTAGAAACGAATGAGAGGACTCCCACACAAATGTCTGATTCATCGCGAACCGAAAGATTTTGGTCGGTGACACAAGTGAAAACCGAAAGAATAGAAATGTTCTGTTTACTTGCACTTTGTAGATAGAAATAGAACCGACAACCGATGAATAAATTAGTCATAGTGCATGGTTTTTGTGAGGTGAGACCCCCCTTTTCTAGATTTGCTCAGGTTctctttatttcttttgctCGGCCACTCATCCGAAGGTTGTCCTCGATTCCTGATAAAACTTTTGCCGGCATTTATACGGCAGCCAACTTGACAGTTGTTAATTTGACGTGGAATTAGCACTGGActtcttcaaaagaatttCTATCCAATTTGATCCTAATTGATTATAAATTGTGGGTCACCAAGTGCGCTAAAGAAGAATGAgcaaaagtatttattatatttcaagCACGTACGCCAAAACTCTTCTTGCCCCAAGTAATAACATCagtgaaatgaaaaattgCAATAATGTTTTTAGTGCGGCGTAACACGCCCACTCCTAATCGTTTTGTGCCCATTAGCGCTGTTGCTTATAGATTCTGatttaattttcacatttttgaataGTTTATATATTGAGAGCAGCGAAATTGAGGTGAAATGATTGAATCATTGAGCataacaaatcaaataaaaacacctcttaacgaggtaaaaaactagtgacgaccgcaccttcaacatacaaaagttctgatatcaacatttgtgacgaaaaattattacactcgtcattaaatagactttctaatattttctcattcggcccgccctagcaaactattccagcatttttcccttcacaggcattttctattgcagcgtgtcgaatgagaaaatattagaaagtctatttaatgacgagtgtaataatttttcgtcacaaatgttgatatcagaacttttgtatgttgaaggtgcggtcgtcactagttttttacctcgttaagaggtgtttttatttgatatcagaagtttttgtttgtttacatttgctctcataggagctaatatatacatttaaatttaaattggtcaatcataatttttaaactattgtattttaacaaattaagttaaaaaggcgttgaagtatttcaaaataccttttaatcgaggtatagcacatgtctgtacctttagtagtgtagaacttacaaactaacgaaatttagctatttttagctttttcccgctaaagtagcggctttttccaaaagtcgtagaacaaaagattcctatatggaactcttaagtgcaaatttactgattccatgaccctaaaatacagttcggataccctcccacaaaattcaatactcagggagcgttaattgttcgagctggcaaaagtggctattttcgtataaaaataacttttaaacgtgactttttacagtaatgtgttatataccaaaatttaaggaatctcaagggctatacagtttaaggttttaaagaaaatcgttagagccgtttttgagaaaaataaaaaaaagctaaaaaaaaagttttaaaaaattgtcttttgttcatatttttttaattattacatttacacaaattgcatatagaaggcgtttatagcatttaaaaatacctttcaaacgagatgcagcacaagtctgtagctttagtagtatagaagttacggctttccgatttttagctatttatagctgttttcccgctaaactagcgagtttttccaaaagtggtagaacaaaagttttttatatcgatgtgatgaacgtcatataaaattttcaaaacttaaaaaacatgttttggacaaactgacaaactgacaaactgacaaactgacaaactgacaaactgacaaacagaattaaattttcattttgggaagacgaagaaaatcttattttggctataacttttgaacggagcgtcggattttgacaaacgacccctcattcgacgggtattttcaaaaggaatacaagtaaaatattgcgagggggcaattatccccaccggccccaacagctccaaatttcgaaattttcacttttttactttcaccgctctctctcccaagccaattgattttcttagagtcttggtatgcaatcctgttagtttttgcaatacctttcgataggtgtatcattcattatgatcggaccatcacagtagattttcatttcttcgtgtatatatagtagtcgccttcgcacactctcctggtgcgcttcgtcactacatggactgccgtccatagtgataaaatCATGCTATTTTTGGGTTGCACATTTTACGGTTTTATAAATTCTTGCCAtggtaaataaatgtaatattgttttttgaatacctacattttttgttatgttcgcatgttaaatattttccattttccaggAGGACGCCAACCGCGGAAAGCCCAACTGGGAGCATCTGTCCGATGACCTGCATGTCCTGATAACCGTCGAGGACACCGAGAACCGTGCCACTGTCAAGTTGGCCCAGGCCGTTGCCGAAGTTCAGAAGCTGCTCGTGCCGGTAAGTGTTTGCCAAGTGGTTTTAAAGAACGAGAGCCCTTCAGAAAAGCCAAGAGTAAAACGATATTTGCCTAATGTATACAATTCATAATGCGCCCGCGAAACAGCTTAAAGTAAACGAGTAAAAAGtaaacagaaaaattaaaaacaaatgcgTGTTGCCTTCCCCACCTCCTTTGTCTATgttaaatcaataataaattattaaatgattTCTCAGCTAAACTGAATCGAATGTTaaccaatataattaataatgaattttcttatattatttctcattctTTCTACCAACAAACCTAATCTGCTTTAATGTATTCCGTTTAATACATTAAACCCAAAAtccaaacaaatcaaaaacaaaaacacaaaacatacACTCGTACTAACAGCAAGCCGAAGGCGAAGATGAGCTAAAGAAACGTCAACTTATGGAATTGGCGATTATTAACGGCACTTATAGGGACACAACAGCGAAATCTGTCGCAGGTATGTCAACCAAAGCCTCCCTATACCTACTATCCATctaaaacctaaaaataaCCTAACCAGATCTCCACTCAAACATAgctaaaaaacacaaaagatAATATAACTACCACGAGAACTACCAGCTAAAATCGAATGAGCGAGAAGCTAACCATTAACGATTTTGCAAACTGAACCGTTAACGAAACCAAACTGATTTAAATTCGATTtacatttctttattttgtatttgatttaTGTGTACGACGACCAGCTTTTTCATGCGTTGGCTCTGCTTCTTATCTGTATCCCGCAGTGTGCGATGAGGACTGGCGCCGCCTGATGGCCGCCTCCGACAGCCGCCTGCTGACGCCCACCGGCCTGCCCGGCCTTGCCGCCCAGATCCGCGCCCCAGCCGCCGCCCCGCTGGGCGCCCCATTGATCCTGAATCCCCGGATGACCGTCCCGACAACGGCGGCCAGCATACTGTCCGCCCAGGCCGCTCCGACAGCCGCCTTCGACCAGACCGGCCATGGAATGATCTTCGCACCGTACGACTATGCGAACTACGCCGCCCTCGCCGGCAATCCTCTGCTCACGGAATATGCTGATCATAGCGGTGGGTTGTTTGCCAGataataacacacacatatcTCACCCTGAATCACTCTGTTCCATTTGCTATCTCTATATCGATTATGATTTATGCTTACACAAACTACACAAACTAAGCGAATCATTCATCAAACTAGGCAGAAGTTAGTCGTATagggagatatatatatatgtagctACATGAATCGAGGGTTTAGCTGCGAGTTAAATTGCGAGCAATAATATAGCATATCGCTAGACAAGCACACACCATTTAACACACACTAGAGATACAATTTACACGTTGCGCATACGCCCGGTAGGTTTGTTTATCCTCTTAACACATTAACCAAGTGCAATCGATTGAGTTTGCGATGACAGCCTATGGCAGCGCCAGTGAGCTCAAGCATCTagtattatttcttttttacttttttgtaaATGTTCTTTGggcatatttattatttttttttgtcgtaatatttgttttgttaattGTCTTGTTTACTCACATAGTTGATATGTGAAAGATTTAGATTTCGCATTTAATCATTAGGagcttgcatttatttttttgttatgacAGGCCATGTGGATATTCTGCAGTTACAAAGTGGTAGATATTCTTGATCTGCTTGTTGAAATGTTCACTTGCATATTTGTGCCAATTTAATTGGCTTTTATATAATCAGACAGTTTGGATAATTTTCCAGGTCAAGAATACCTACAAGTTTTCTCTACAAACCAGATTATCCATTCTTCCTGTATTTTACTCGAACCTAacacaattattattttcgttcaGTGCCATAAAGTATGCTATGAGATTTTTTCACGCTTTTTAACCTTGCTTTCCTTTAAGACTTCACTATTATTATGATATATCCTAACCAGAGCTAACAGAATTATACAAAACTTTCATTATTTTACCCAAAGTCTATTTTATCTTATATATTTGTtacaaacataaatatttacagttgGTCGATATATGCATGCCGGCTCCGTCTTTTGAACTTCTCTTTCTCACTCtctattatttttcccttgaacaacaaaaacagaaacgaaTTGTAGAGGAAAACcccacagaaaatgtttagccTAAAGTTATAAAGTTACAGTCACACAAAAACTGCAACAGaattatatacacacacacataaatgtATAGACTGTATATATACTGTATACCTAGAGACAAAAACATAAGAGTAAAACGGCACAACAAACAGGAAAACAGTAATACTcaagaaaaaagaagaaaagataACCAATCAATCAAGAAAATTATTGCTCGACaatgaatttgtttattatattttatattagaaGATAGGTCGCAAAGGAATACATTTCTGCAATATGCAATATTGGCAAAAATAAGTGATTTTTAGGCCCTTAATTTGTAGTTGCTTTAATCTtaacttttaacttttatgattttcaacccgaaacatttttatatgagTATATTCTAGTTGagaagaacaacaacagcggcagcCAAAGCAAGTTgttggttttcgttttttggaaCCCATGAGTATTCAAATTAAAGAGGGCTAAACTTTATACTTTTctcttctaaaaaaaataaccctATTTTAGTTTTGTGGTATGAGGGTCGTGTCTTAAGTGCAATTTAGTTAAGcatctgttttttttatgtagtTATTGTAGTGAGTGTTGCGATGGGGGGACAGTATTTATGCACAAATGTACCTAACGaagagcgaaaagaaaaccgTTTCAATTTTTCCAGCCAGTGCCATTTCTCGTCAAAACCATGTACTTTGAACAGAATTGCAGAaaagctttttttaaatatatttatatatctcGTAGTAGAAAGGAGCCTTGAATCAAGTTGGtgcttaaataattatttcaataGATCTAAGTTTAGTCGAGGCTCAAAGGCAGCCGTCCCAGAACAGAAACCATAATCCAGAATCAATTGAATGCACAACTAGTCAGCAAGCTGGAAGAACAAAATGCTTAATGAACAATTTATGAACACAATATTCATTTGTAGAAGTCAACAATATACTGGAGACGAATACCTTAGACTAAGCGGCTTGAAAATCACTTATTTTGCAGCCAGTTCTAAAAATCAGATACAAAATCGAATACACAAGCACATATATAAACGACTCATTCCAAAGAAGCAGAGAATTTAAATGTTACAAAGTAAAAGAATACCGAAAAAAGGTCAATAATTCCCCATCAGTTGGCAATTGGCTTCCAGCGAAGGCAGCACAGCTTCAGTTTGAGCAAGCATATGGTAGATGTAAGGATGTATGCAATATCTTTTAGACCTAAGTTGTATTTTGTAGCGAATATGTTCACAtctatttatacatataaccGATATGCCTATGCAAACCTATATCTACATGTATCGTATCGTATATTTTAGTAGGCGCCATTAAGCAGCAGCGTCGTTTGGCGACTAACCGCGAACATCCCTATCAGCGAGCAACGGTCGGAGTGCCAGCCAAGCCGGCGGGTTTCATTGAAATACAGTAAATCGAGAAAGGCAAATCACTAAAATCAGAAAGCATCATTTTCAAAAAGCATCATATCAGCAGACGcaacttaaaaactttttatttataatttttcaaaaaaaacaaacaaacaaaatctcGAACAACAGAAATCCAAGGATTGTGTGTGCCTGCCCTTAGATTATGTTCACCGGGCAACCAATCAATTTAGttgaattattttatctttgcgctatttattttgatatctATGCTGCTCATAAAGTCGCTCCTCCCCCCAATCCATACTGTATATCCGATGAAACCTGGCCGGAAACGTTGGCCAGGCCAGGCCGCTCTGCCCTGATCAGAGTTCCGAAAACAATTGTCAAGCGCACCGCCTCCACAGGTTAGTTGTGTTTCTactcctttatttattttatcaaactattattttctttatgtgTTATCTTTTCACCggaataaaatgcaaaagagcCGTGGGTTCCCTTGCATTCTATTTCGATTGCGAGTTTTAAAACaacaagcaaaacaaaattttgataaaacaaaagtacAGACACATGCAAAATCTATCAGTCCAGATAGCTGGAGAAGAAGAGTTTATTATCATTTTATacgaatatatttatacacaaatttttatattagttttcctttgttttcacGTTAACTTGTGC
This portion of the Drosophila takahashii strain IR98-3 E-12201 chromosome 3R, DtakHiC1v2, whole genome shotgun sequence genome encodes:
- the how gene encoding protein held out wings isoform X3, which translates into the protein MSVCESKAVVQQQLQQHLQQQAAAAVVAVAQQQQAQAQAQAQAQQQAQQQQQAPQVVVPMTPQHLTPQQQQQSTQSIADYLAQLLKDRKQLAAFPNVFTHVERLLDEEIARVRASLFQINGVKKEPLTLPEPEGSVVTMNEKVYVPVREHPDFNFVGRILGPRGMTAKQLEQETGCKIMVRGKGSMRDKKKEDANRGKPNWEHLSDDLHVLITVEDTENRATVKLAQAVAEVQKLLVPQAEGEDELKKRQLMELAIINGTYRDTTAKSVAVCDEDWRRLMAASDSRLLTPTGLPGLAAQIRAPAAAPLGAPLILNPRMTVPTTAASILSAQAAPTAAFDQTGHGMIFAPYDYANYAALAGNPLLTEYADHSVGAIKQQRRLATNREHPYQRATVGVPAKPAGFIEIQ
- the how gene encoding protein held out wings isoform X2, with the protein product MSVCESKAVVQQQLQQHLQQQAAAAVVAVAQQQQAQAQAQAQAQQQAQQQQQAPQVVVPMTPQHLTPQQQQQSTQSIADYLAQLLKDRKQLAAFPNVFTHVERLLDEEIARVRASLFQINGVKKEPLTLPEPEGSVVTMNEKVYVPVREHPDFNFVGRILGPRGMTAKQLEQETGCKIMVRGKGSMRDKKKEDANRGKPNWEHLSDDLHVLITVEDTENRATVKLAQAVAEVQKLLVPQAEGEDELKKRQLMELAIINGTYRDTTAKSVAAFSCVGSASYLYPAVCDEDWRRLMAASDSRLLTPTGLPGLAAQIRAPAAAPLGAPLILNPRMTVPTTAASILSAQAAPTAAFDQTGHGMIFAPYDYANYAALAGNPLLTEYADHSGAIKQQRRLATNREHPYQRATVGVPAKPAGFIEIQ
- the how gene encoding protein held out wings isoform X4, which gives rise to MSVCESKAVVQQQLQQHLQQQAAAAVVAVAQQQQAQAQAQAQAQQQAQQQQQAPQVVVPMTPQHLTPQQQQQSTQSIADYLAQLLKDRKQLAAFPNVFTHVERLLDEEIARVRASLFQINGVKKEPLTLPEPEGSVVTMNEKVYVPVREHPDFNFVGRILGPRGMTAKQLEQETGCKIMVRGKGSMRDKKKEDANRGKPNWEHLSDDLHVLITVEDTENRATVKLAQAVAEVQKLLVPQAEGEDELKKRQLMELAIINGTYRDTTAKSVAVCDEDWRRLMAASDSRLLTPTGLPGLAAQIRAPAAAPLGAPLILNPRMTVPTTAASILSAQAAPTAAFDQTGHGMIFAPYDYANYAALAGNPLLTEYADHSGAIKQQRRLATNREHPYQRATVGVPAKPAGFIEIQ
- the how gene encoding protein held out wings isoform X5, with the protein product MSVCESKAVVQQQLQQHLQQQAAAAVVAVAQQQQAQAQAQAQAQQQAQQQQQAPQVVVPMTPQHLTPQQQQQSTQSIADYLAQLLKDRKQLAAFPNVFTHVERLLDEEIARVRASLFQINGVKKEPLTLPEPEGSVVTMNEKVYVPVREHPDFNFVGRILGPRGMTAKQLEQETGCKIMVRGKGSMRDKKKEDANRGKPNWEHLSDDLHVLITVEDTENRATVKLAQAVAEVQKLLVPQAEGEDELKKRQLMELAIINGTYRDTTAKSVAVCDEDWRRLMAASDSRLLTPTGLPGLAAQIRAPAAAPLGAPLILNPRMTVPTTAASILSAQAAPTAAFDQTGHGMIFAPYDYANYAALAGNPLLTEYADHSVGRYMHAGSVF
- the how gene encoding protein held out wings isoform X1 codes for the protein MSVCESKAVVQQQLQQHLQQQAAAAVVAVAQQQQAQAQAQAQAQQQAQQQQQAPQVVVPMTPQHLTPQQQQQSTQSIADYLAQLLKDRKQLAAFPNVFTHVERLLDEEIARVRASLFQINGVKKEPLTLPEPEGSVVTMNEKVYVPVREHPDFNFVGRILGPRGMTAKQLEQETGCKIMVRGKGSMRDKKKEDANRGKPNWEHLSDDLHVLITVEDTENRATVKLAQAVAEVQKLLVPQAEGEDELKKRQLMELAIINGTYRDTTAKSVAAFSCVGSASYLYPAVCDEDWRRLMAASDSRLLTPTGLPGLAAQIRAPAAAPLGAPLILNPRMTVPTTAASILSAQAAPTAAFDQTGHGMIFAPYDYANYAALAGNPLLTEYADHSVGAIKQQRRLATNREHPYQRATVGVPAKPAGFIEIQ